The following are encoded in a window of Candidatus Tectomicrobia bacterium genomic DNA:
- the hemG gene encoding protoporphyrinogen oxidase yields MLGGGVTGLAACLRLSQGARERGLPLEVTLLEASPRVGGAIETARAGGCLLEKGPDCFLSIKPEGLALCRELGLEGRLTGTRPECRRSFILRGGRLHPVPQGFYLLAPSSLWPLAATSIFSPLGKLRMGLDLVLPRRRGTGDESLASFVRRRLGREALERMAQPMVAGIYAADPEELSLEATMPQFIEMERRHRSVILALRRRMAEARGTAGASGPRYALFVALDEGMGLLVEALRERLAREGVSLRCGARVSGLRREGGRWRVGLEEGGEMEADAVCSALPAHAGSRLLAGLSPRLGALLGQIPYGSVVTLNLVFRREQLAHPLDGMGFVVPASEGLSLMACSFSSSKFPGRAPEGKVLLRAFAGGARGGTALGLPDAELLRRLIGELRPVLGLSGEPEGVLLQRYARAMPHYTVGHLERVGEMERLAGELPGLALAGSAYRGVGIPDCAASAQAAAGRLLGFLASAPPA; encoded by the coding sequence GTGCTGGGCGGCGGCGTCACGGGCCTGGCGGCCTGCCTCCGCCTCAGCCAGGGCGCCCGGGAGCGGGGGTTGCCGCTCGAAGTGACCTTGCTCGAGGCCTCCCCGCGGGTGGGCGGCGCCATCGAGACGGCCCGGGCGGGCGGCTGCCTCCTCGAGAAGGGCCCCGACTGCTTCCTCTCCATCAAGCCGGAGGGCTTGGCCCTCTGCCGGGAGCTGGGCCTCGAGGGCCGGCTCACGGGCACGCGCCCGGAGTGCCGCCGGAGCTTCATCCTGCGGGGCGGCAGGCTGCACCCCGTGCCGCAGGGCTTCTACCTGCTGGCGCCTTCCTCCCTCTGGCCCCTGGCCGCGACCTCCATCTTCAGCCCCCTGGGGAAGCTCCGCATGGGGCTCGACCTCGTGCTGCCGCGCCGCCGCGGGACGGGGGACGAGTCCCTCGCCTCCTTCGTCCGCCGCCGCCTCGGGCGCGAGGCGCTCGAGCGGATGGCCCAGCCGATGGTGGCGGGCATCTATGCCGCCGATCCGGAGGAGCTGAGCCTCGAGGCGACCATGCCCCAGTTCATCGAGATGGAGCGCCGCCACCGCAGCGTCATCCTCGCCCTGCGCAGGCGCATGGCGGAGGCCCGGGGGACGGCGGGGGCGAGCGGGCCGCGCTATGCGCTCTTCGTCGCGCTCGACGAGGGGATGGGCCTGCTGGTCGAGGCGCTGCGGGAGCGGCTCGCCCGCGAAGGCGTTTCGCTTCGCTGCGGAGCCCGGGTTTCGGGCCTCCGCCGGGAGGGGGGCCGCTGGCGGGTGGGATTGGAGGAGGGAGGGGAGATGGAGGCCGACGCCGTGTGCTCCGCCCTGCCCGCGCACGCGGGGAGCCGGCTCCTGGCGGGCCTCTCGCCCCGCCTGGGCGCGCTGCTGGGGCAGATTCCCTACGGCTCGGTGGTCACCCTCAACCTGGTCTTCCGGCGGGAGCAGCTGGCCCACCCGCTCGACGGGATGGGTTTCGTCGTGCCGGCCTCCGAGGGGCTGTCCCTGATGGCGTGCTCGTTCTCGAGTTCGAAGTTCCCGGGCCGGGCCCCGGAGGGGAAGGTGCTGCTGCGCGCGTTCGCCGGGGGGGCGCGGGGCGGGACGGCGTTGGGGCTCCCGGACGCGGAGCTCCTCCGGCGGCTGATCGGGGAGCTGAGGCCCGTGCTGGGACTTTCCGGAGAACCCGAGGGAGTCCTGCTCCAGCGCTACGCGCGAGCCATGCCGCACTACACGGTGGGGCACCTGGAGCGGGTGGGGGAGATGGAGCGGCTGGCCGGGGAGCTGCCCGGGCTGGCCCTGGCCGGGAGCGCCTACCGCGGGGTGGGCATTCCCGACTGCGCCGCCAGCGCCCAGGCGGCGGCGGGCCGGCTGCTGGGCTTTCTGGCGAGCGCGCCGCCAGCGTGA
- a CDS encoding pilus assembly protein: MKGDVGGRSSGRGRLFRPLRSGRGQSMVEFALILPMLILLVMGVIDFARAFNVMQVVTNAAREGARVGIIPSSTNGDVTGTVTTYLSSAGQGGCNTAGANWGGGGNAGDSVTVTVTCPFQTLTGTLIPGWTGTINLSQTATMRHE; encoded by the coding sequence ATGAAAGGCGACGTCGGGGGGCGGAGTTCGGGGCGGGGCCGGCTCTTCCGGCCGCTGCGGAGCGGCCGCGGGCAGTCGATGGTCGAGTTCGCCCTGATCCTCCCGATGCTGATCCTGCTCGTGATGGGCGTGATCGACTTCGCGCGCGCCTTCAATGTCATGCAGGTGGTGACGAACGCCGCCCGCGAGGGCGCCCGCGTGGGCATCATCCCATCGAGCACCAACGGCGACGTCACCGGCACGGTGACCACCTACCTGTCCTCGGCGGGCCAGGGGGGGTGCAACACGGCCGGGGCCAACTGGGGGGGAGGCGGGAACGCGGGGGACTCCGTCACGGTGACGGTGACCTGCCCCTTCCAGACCCTGACGGGCACCCTCATCCCGGGCTGGACGGGCACCATCAACCTCTCCCAGACCGCCACCATGCGGCACGAGTAG